In Archangium violaceum, the following are encoded in one genomic region:
- a CDS encoding acetyl-CoA carboxylase carboxyltransferase subunit alpha, whose protein sequence is MANGINYPLDFERPLIELEKKIDELKALSASGSVDFTSEISKLEKKAKKLQTEIFSDLSRWQVVQLSRHSSRPYFMDYVQHLFSDFFEMAGDRLFGEDPSIVGGFARFDGKTVMLIGHQKGRNTKENMARNFGMPRPEGYRKAVRLMELAERFEKPILTFVDTPGAYPGIGAEERGQAEAIAYNLEVMSRLKVPIVSTVIGEGGSGGALAIGVGNRVLMLENSIYSVISPEACSSILYRDASKAEKAADALKLTAKDLKELNVIDEVIPEPAGGAHRDYSRAAENLGKALRKHLGELTELTGDELVQDRYQKFRALGVFSGR, encoded by the coding sequence ATGGCGAACGGCATCAACTATCCACTCGATTTCGAGCGCCCGCTCATCGAGCTGGAGAAGAAGATTGACGAGCTCAAGGCCCTCTCGGCGAGCGGCTCGGTGGATTTCACCTCGGAAATCTCCAAGCTGGAGAAGAAGGCCAAGAAACTGCAGACGGAGATCTTCAGTGATCTCTCGCGGTGGCAGGTGGTGCAGCTGTCGCGCCACAGCTCCCGGCCGTACTTCATGGACTACGTCCAGCACCTGTTCTCGGACTTCTTCGAGATGGCGGGAGACCGCCTGTTCGGAGAGGACCCGTCCATCGTGGGCGGCTTCGCGCGCTTCGATGGGAAGACGGTGATGCTGATCGGCCACCAGAAGGGGCGGAACACGAAGGAGAACATGGCGCGCAACTTCGGGATGCCGCGCCCGGAGGGCTACCGCAAGGCGGTGAGGCTGATGGAGCTGGCCGAGCGCTTCGAGAAGCCCATCCTGACCTTCGTGGACACGCCGGGAGCGTACCCGGGCATTGGCGCGGAGGAGCGCGGGCAGGCCGAGGCCATCGCGTACAACCTGGAGGTAATGAGCCGGCTGAAGGTGCCGATCGTCTCCACGGTCATTGGCGAGGGAGGCTCGGGTGGCGCGCTGGCCATCGGCGTGGGCAACCGCGTGCTGATGCTGGAGAACAGCATCTACTCGGTGATCTCCCCCGAGGCGTGCTCGTCCATCCTCTACCGTGACGCGTCCAAGGCGGAGAAGGCGGCGGACGCGCTGAAGCTGACGGCCAAGGACCTCAAGGAGCTGAACGTCATCGACGAGGTCATCCCCGAGCCCGCGGGCGGAGCGCACCGCGACTACTCCCGGGCGGCGGAGAACCTGGGCAAGGCGCTACGCAAGCACCTGGGCGAGCTGACCGAGCTGACGGGTGACGAGCTGGTCCAGGACCGCTACCAGAAGTTCCGCGCGCTCGGCGTGTTCTCCGGGCGTTAG
- a CDS encoding ABC-F family ATP-binding cassette domain-containing protein, protein MSLAIAQDICLSYGKKVLFDNESFTIGPKDRVGLVGANGTGKSSLMKILAGAQHPDSGTITYRRKARIGYLPQELAGLPEGSVVDAVMSTVPGRDALEARLRDTEAALGNAASEEEQLELAQTLADLHTELDHFEDHYGRHHAERILKGLGFREADLAKPTGALSGGWRMRAALAGLLLQDPDLLLMDEPTNHLDVPTLAWFDGFLKRSNKALILISHDRDFLNRQVGRILSLEMEGLRSYVGNYDMYKRQRAEEMVQLKAQAERVEARKAELQAFIDRFGAKATKARQAQSRAKMLEKMEDVQVLEERSTVHFRFPEVERSGRDVVLLEGIQKRYGENVVYSGLDARVERGQRIAVVGANGAGKTTLLKIIAGELVPDGGTVKFGHNVVMGYYAQHHADKLDKRNTIIDEVRPLAADKPESFVRGVLGSFLFSGDDVEKPIGVLSGGERARVALAKLLLVPSNLLLMDEPTNHLDLDSTEMLIDALKGYGGTLVFVSHNRSFVNGLSSHVWDVVGGKVETHPGNLDDYLYHQEQKRLAEEAAGLGEKQSEKTSTAGLSEKDRKRMEAEARQKRSAVEGPIKKEIAKIEEAISKLETAQKEREAQLADPALYNDFAKAKPLMDTHREGKEQLEQLYAQWEAAQEKLAAASASL, encoded by the coding sequence ATGAGCCTCGCCATCGCCCAGGACATCTGCCTCTCCTACGGGAAGAAGGTTCTCTTCGACAACGAAAGCTTCACCATCGGCCCCAAGGATCGCGTGGGCCTGGTAGGAGCCAACGGCACGGGCAAGAGCTCGTTGATGAAGATCCTGGCCGGGGCCCAGCACCCCGACTCGGGCACCATCACCTACCGGCGCAAGGCGCGCATCGGCTACCTGCCCCAGGAGCTGGCGGGCCTGCCGGAGGGCTCGGTGGTGGACGCGGTGATGAGCACCGTGCCCGGCCGCGACGCGCTGGAGGCGCGCCTGCGGGACACCGAGGCGGCGCTCGGCAACGCGGCCAGCGAGGAGGAACAGCTGGAGCTGGCCCAGACGCTGGCGGATCTGCACACGGAGCTGGACCACTTCGAGGACCACTATGGCCGGCACCACGCCGAGCGCATCCTCAAGGGCCTGGGCTTCCGGGAGGCGGATCTGGCCAAGCCCACGGGGGCGCTGAGCGGTGGCTGGCGGATGCGCGCGGCGCTGGCGGGCCTGCTGCTGCAGGATCCGGATCTGCTGCTGATGGACGAGCCCACCAACCACCTGGACGTGCCGACGCTGGCGTGGTTCGACGGCTTCCTCAAGCGCTCGAACAAGGCGCTGATCCTCATCTCGCACGACCGGGACTTCCTCAACCGGCAGGTGGGGCGGATCCTCTCGCTGGAGATGGAGGGACTGCGCTCGTACGTGGGCAACTACGACATGTACAAGCGGCAGCGGGCCGAGGAGATGGTGCAGCTCAAGGCCCAGGCCGAGCGCGTGGAGGCGCGCAAGGCGGAGCTGCAGGCGTTCATCGACCGCTTCGGCGCCAAGGCCACCAAGGCGCGGCAGGCGCAGAGCCGCGCGAAGATGCTGGAGAAGATGGAGGACGTGCAGGTGCTCGAGGAGCGCTCCACGGTGCACTTCCGCTTCCCGGAGGTGGAGCGCTCGGGCCGCGACGTGGTGCTGCTGGAGGGCATCCAGAAGCGCTACGGGGAGAACGTGGTGTACTCGGGGCTGGATGCGCGGGTGGAGCGCGGGCAGCGCATCGCCGTGGTGGGCGCCAACGGCGCGGGCAAGACGACGCTCCTGAAGATCATCGCGGGCGAGCTGGTGCCGGACGGGGGCACGGTGAAGTTCGGGCACAACGTGGTGATGGGGTATTACGCGCAGCACCACGCGGACAAGCTGGACAAGCGCAACACCATCATCGACGAGGTGCGCCCGCTGGCGGCGGACAAGCCGGAGAGCTTCGTGCGTGGGGTGCTCGGGTCGTTCCTGTTCTCGGGGGACGACGTGGAGAAGCCCATCGGCGTGCTGAGCGGAGGTGAGCGCGCGCGCGTGGCGCTGGCGAAGCTGCTGCTGGTGCCCTCCAACCTGCTGCTGATGGACGAGCCGACGAACCACCTGGACCTGGACTCGACGGAGATGCTGATCGATGCGCTCAAGGGGTACGGGGGGACGCTGGTCTTCGTCTCGCACAACCGGAGCTTCGTGAACGGGTTGTCCTCGCACGTCTGGGACGTGGTGGGGGGCAAGGTGGAGACGCACCCGGGCAACCTGGACGACTACCTGTACCACCAGGAGCAGAAGCGGCTGGCGGAGGAGGCCGCGGGGCTGGGCGAGAAGCAGTCGGAGAAGACGTCCACGGCGGGCCTGTCCGAGAAGGACCGCAAGCGGATGGAGGCCGAGGCGAGGCAGAAGCGCAGCGCCGTGGAGGGCCCCATCAAGAAGGAGATCGCGAAGATCGAGGAGGCGATCTCCAAGCTGGAGACGGCGCAGAAGGAGCGCGAGGCCCAGCTGGCGGATCCGGCGCTCTACAACGACTTCGCCAAGGCCAAGCCGCTGATGGACACGCACCGCGAGGGCAAGGAGCAGCTGGAGCAGCTCTATGCCCAGTGGGAGGCGGCGCAGGAGAAGCTGGCCGCGGCCTCCGCTTCTCTTTGA
- a CDS encoding tetratricopeptide repeat protein translates to MHRLLLLLALVLAAPSSAQSARSLNTEGFRLYQAGKYPEALEKFQAAAQADPKLALAHYNVAATLGVLRKQGQVCQYEAYRETILERLNTSVRLDPRRLTRAKEDADLDPIRDTVGWQRLLGRSPERLADVPEILRRVTWFSPGEGVYGSTRKLTFPDGRRVVLWRRVIEDSANPTRTEEVSGTYTLKGRTLTLSFPGKKPLSGKMTPRGVLEIDELGRFLDSPSECEA, encoded by the coding sequence ATGCACCGCCTGCTGCTCCTGCTCGCCCTCGTCCTGGCCGCCCCCTCCTCCGCCCAGTCCGCCCGCTCCCTCAACACCGAGGGTTTCCGCCTCTACCAGGCCGGTAAGTACCCCGAAGCCTTGGAGAAGTTCCAGGCCGCCGCCCAGGCCGACCCCAAGCTCGCCCTCGCCCACTACAACGTCGCCGCCACCCTGGGCGTCCTCCGCAAGCAGGGCCAGGTGTGTCAGTACGAGGCCTACCGGGAGACCATCCTCGAGCGGCTCAATACCTCCGTCCGGTTGGATCCCCGCCGCCTCACCCGCGCCAAGGAGGACGCCGACCTGGACCCCATCCGCGACACCGTCGGCTGGCAGCGCCTCCTGGGCCGCTCCCCCGAGCGCCTGGCCGATGTCCCGGAGATCCTCCGCCGTGTCACCTGGTTCTCCCCCGGCGAGGGCGTCTACGGCTCCACCCGGAAGCTCACCTTCCCCGATGGTCGACGCGTCGTCCTCTGGCGCCGCGTCATCGAGGACTCCGCCAATCCGACCCGCACCGAGGAGGTGAGTGGAACGTATACCCTCAAGGGTCGCACCCTCACCCTGTCCTTCCCCGGCAAGAAGCCCCTCTCCGGCAAGATGACCCCCCGCGGCGTTCTCGAGATCGACGAGCTGGGGAGGTTCCTCGACTCCCCCTCCGAGTGCGAGGCATAG
- the cmk gene encoding (d)CMP kinase, protein MSARPFIVAIDGPAGAGKSTVSKVLARRLGFALVDTGAIYRCVALKARREGLAFDDDAKLGELLGRVHVSFEVVGEDNHVFLDGEDVSVEIRTPENSMAASQVSSRPVVRAGLLSLQRRLALETAKGAILEGRDIGTVVFPDADAKFFLEANPEIRARRRYEELFQKGVERSLEDVLADQIKRDQDDASRAVAPLKPAEDAIRLDSSVLPLSEVVQRLEQEILSRMSKR, encoded by the coding sequence ATGAGCGCGCGTCCCTTCATCGTGGCGATCGACGGACCGGCGGGGGCGGGCAAGTCGACGGTGTCGAAGGTGCTGGCGAGGCGGCTGGGCTTCGCGCTGGTGGACACGGGGGCCATCTACCGCTGCGTGGCGCTGAAGGCGCGGCGGGAGGGCCTGGCGTTCGACGACGACGCGAAGCTGGGCGAGCTGCTGGGCCGGGTGCACGTGTCCTTCGAGGTGGTAGGCGAGGACAACCACGTGTTCCTGGACGGCGAGGACGTGTCGGTGGAGATCCGGACGCCGGAGAACTCGATGGCGGCCTCGCAGGTGTCGAGTCGGCCGGTGGTGCGCGCGGGGCTGCTGTCGCTGCAGCGGCGGCTGGCGCTGGAGACGGCGAAGGGGGCCATCCTGGAGGGCCGCGACATCGGGACGGTGGTGTTCCCGGACGCGGACGCGAAGTTCTTCCTGGAGGCGAACCCGGAGATCCGGGCGAGGCGCCGCTACGAGGAACTCTTCCAGAAGGGAGTGGAGCGCTCGCTGGAAGACGTCCTGGCGGATCAAATCAAGAGAGACCAGGACGATGCGTCACGAGCGGTGGCGCCGCTGAAACCAGCGGAGGACGCGATCCGGCTCGACTCGAGCGTGCTGCCCCTATCCGAGGTGGTGCAGCGTCTGGAGCAGGAGATCCTGTCCCGGATGTCGAAGCGCTAA
- a CDS encoding serine/threonine protein kinase translates to MASPCPHCGSTDGSDHLCSAPQMALIGQVLDGRYKIEDVLGQGGMGMVFRATQTSVQRPVAVKTLNPSLAAAPQFFERFRREAEIASRLRHPNIITIYDFGRAQDGTCYYVMELLEGESLRELVKRDGPMSLRRAVDVIEQACRGLAHAHEQGAVHRDIKPHNIMIQQLDGRDFAKVLDFGLVKALEQDDEQQLTSTGQVLGTPQYMPPEQAGGESVDHRSDLYSMGGVFYYCLTGTSPYGANTVRKALTAALTQPAPTVAAKRQGAPVPPAVEEFFQRALAREKEDRFQSAQEFLDAMLDAVADLSPEELDALPTGSAPDAGGGSRPSQRSVSKPGRSSPSGARSRPPGGPARGTSQQSAVRGSQPSVARGAQAAARGSQSSVAGGPRGNGSGGSPSAPRQRTPRPEAPAPARQPPPPTGEETQPGSSFGVGKVALVAVPLLLIAAGGAFVVLRPATPVEAPPPTAEVKKPAAPAVDSMLLVQLRSTPAGAAVFVGDVQIGTTPLDRRLRRDEVHELTFRLADHQDVKRKLDFTGVMSDSQEVSVSLEPVKTAPSEPRPSRPARPAKEKDKDDSVPIFE, encoded by the coding sequence ATGGCTTCCCCCTGCCCGCACTGCGGTAGCACCGACGGTTCCGATCATCTCTGCAGCGCCCCCCAGATGGCGCTCATCGGCCAGGTGCTCGACGGTCGTTACAAGATCGAAGACGTGCTCGGCCAGGGCGGCATGGGCATGGTCTTCCGTGCAACCCAGACGTCCGTCCAGCGCCCGGTGGCGGTCAAGACGCTCAACCCCTCGCTGGCCGCCGCGCCCCAGTTCTTCGAGCGCTTCCGCCGCGAGGCGGAGATCGCCAGCCGTCTGCGCCACCCCAACATCATCACCATCTACGACTTCGGGCGCGCCCAGGACGGCACCTGCTACTACGTCATGGAGCTGCTCGAGGGCGAGAGCCTGCGCGAGCTCGTCAAGCGCGACGGCCCCATGTCCCTGCGCCGCGCGGTGGACGTCATCGAGCAGGCCTGCCGCGGCCTCGCCCACGCCCACGAGCAGGGCGCCGTCCACCGTGACATCAAGCCGCACAACATCATGATCCAGCAGCTCGACGGGCGGGACTTCGCCAAGGTGCTGGACTTCGGCCTGGTGAAGGCGCTCGAGCAGGACGACGAGCAGCAGCTCACCTCCACCGGCCAGGTGCTCGGCACGCCGCAGTACATGCCTCCCGAGCAGGCCGGCGGCGAGAGCGTGGACCACCGCTCCGACCTCTACTCCATGGGCGGCGTCTTCTATTACTGCCTCACGGGTACCTCGCCCTATGGCGCCAACACGGTGCGCAAGGCGCTTACCGCCGCCCTGACGCAGCCCGCTCCCACCGTGGCCGCCAAGCGCCAGGGCGCGCCCGTGCCCCCGGCGGTGGAGGAGTTCTTCCAGAGGGCCCTCGCCCGCGAGAAGGAGGACCGCTTCCAGAGCGCCCAGGAGTTCCTCGACGCCATGCTGGACGCGGTGGCGGACCTGTCGCCCGAGGAGCTCGACGCGCTCCCCACCGGCTCCGCCCCCGATGCGGGCGGCGGCAGCAGGCCGAGCCAGCGCAGCGTATCGAAGCCCGGCCGCTCGTCCCCGAGCGGGGCGCGCTCCCGGCCTCCCGGTGGACCGGCCCGGGGGACCTCGCAGCAGTCCGCCGTCCGAGGCTCGCAGCCATCCGTCGCGAGGGGCGCGCAGGCCGCGGCCCGGGGCTCGCAGTCGTCCGTCGCCGGGGGTCCGCGTGGAAATGGCAGCGGTGGGTCCCCTTCCGCCCCTCGCCAGCGGACCCCTCGTCCCGAGGCGCCCGCTCCCGCTCGCCAGCCTCCTCCTCCGACCGGGGAAGAGACGCAGCCTGGTTCCTCCTTCGGGGTCGGGAAGGTGGCGCTCGTGGCGGTGCCCCTGTTGCTCATCGCCGCCGGTGGCGCCTTCGTCGTGCTGCGGCCCGCCACCCCCGTCGAGGCTCCGCCTCCCACCGCGGAGGTGAAGAAGCCCGCGGCGCCCGCCGTGGACAGCATGCTCCTGGTCCAGCTTCGCTCGACCCCCGCCGGCGCCGCCGTCTTCGTTGGCGACGTGCAGATCGGCACCACGCCGCTGGATCGCCGGCTGCGCCGCGACGAGGTCCATGAGCTCACCTTCCGCCTGGCCGATCACCAGGACGTGAAGCGCAAGCTGGACTTCACGGGTGTGATGTCGGACTCGCAGGAAGTCAGCGTGTCCCTGGAGCCCGTGAAGACCGCTCCCTCCGAGCCCCGGCCCTCTCGCCCCGCCAGGCCCGCCAAGGAAAAGGACAAGGACGACTCGGTCCCCATCTTCGAGTAG
- a CDS encoding GAF domain-containing protein, producing the protein MAEVTLDLRGMPKAEAYAELTKHVEAVLEGINDDVAAMATMSCLLHHAFGHLWTGFYRVVEPGRLLRVGPYQGTLGCLEIRFGKGVCGTSAAKGETVVVEDVHAFPGHITCDGRSVSEIVVPVFGPNRELIAVLDIDSEHKATFDDVDRRALEQLMAWFSRRR; encoded by the coding sequence ATGGCTGAAGTCACCCTGGATCTGCGTGGCATGCCCAAGGCCGAGGCCTATGCCGAGCTCACCAAGCACGTCGAGGCCGTGCTGGAGGGCATCAACGACGACGTGGCCGCCATGGCCACCATGAGCTGCCTCCTCCACCACGCCTTCGGCCACCTGTGGACCGGTTTCTACCGCGTCGTCGAGCCCGGCAGGCTCCTGCGCGTCGGCCCCTACCAGGGCACCCTCGGATGCCTGGAGATCCGCTTCGGCAAGGGCGTCTGCGGCACCTCCGCCGCCAAGGGAGAGACCGTCGTCGTCGAGGACGTCCACGCGTTTCCCGGTCACATTACCTGTGACGGACGGTCGGTCTCGGAGATCGTCGTCCCTGTTTTCGGGCCCAATCGTGAGTTGATCGCCGTGCTCGACATCGACTCCGAGCACAAGGCCACCTTCGATGATGTGGACCGCCGCGCCCTGGAACAGTTGATGGCGTGGTTCTCTCGGCGCCGGTAA
- the lnt gene encoding apolipoprotein N-acyltransferase — protein MSASAVRARRLAALLLGVAGTTGLMWLFGSLEARWVALGWVAFVPWLWVLDRASSRREAVLGGVAIALSFTAALFGWFPGALQSYSGAPLALCWLALLVLAPFMELQFITFALARHHLRKAPQEGPLAFWRVTLTGALVYVGTEWLCPKLFAETLGQGLYASESLRQGADIAGAHGLTLLLLVGNECVLAAGKVLVAHGPRAGFRRALAPLAVLAALVLGGFGYGQLRYRQVAEHKTQEPELVVGVVQANITKYEKLAAEMGTYDVVRMILDTHYQLSDALLQNRKLDLLVWPETVYPTTFGTPKSEVGAEFDAEISAYVTQRRVPLLFGTYDLEQQREYNAAMLLGPGRDGTLARSAYRKTMLFPLTEWVPESIDSPWLRERLPWTGYWKRGPGPQTMALPLGEGRSLTLAPLICYESIFPSYVAEEARRGAELILTLSNDSWFSGTPAPKLHLMHAAFRSIETRLPQVRVTNSGISALISPTGEVLTEVPDNHRASLALAVPPTPHLSTLMVLWGDWLRPTALLLSVVLLLVPSRLARWKASR, from the coding sequence ATGAGCGCGAGTGCGGTACGCGCACGGCGCCTGGCGGCCCTGCTGCTCGGCGTCGCGGGCACCACCGGCCTCATGTGGCTGTTCGGAAGCCTGGAGGCGCGGTGGGTGGCGCTCGGCTGGGTGGCGTTCGTGCCCTGGTTGTGGGTGCTGGATCGGGCCAGTTCCCGGCGCGAGGCCGTGCTCGGGGGGGTGGCGATCGCCCTGTCCTTCACCGCCGCCCTCTTCGGCTGGTTCCCCGGGGCGCTGCAGAGCTACTCCGGAGCGCCCCTCGCGCTGTGCTGGCTCGCCCTGCTGGTGCTGGCGCCCTTCATGGAGCTCCAGTTCATCACCTTCGCGCTGGCGCGCCACCACCTGCGCAAGGCGCCCCAGGAGGGCCCTCTGGCCTTCTGGCGCGTCACGCTCACGGGCGCGCTCGTGTACGTCGGCACCGAGTGGCTGTGCCCCAAGCTCTTCGCGGAGACGCTCGGACAGGGCCTCTACGCCTCCGAGTCCCTGCGGCAGGGCGCCGACATCGCCGGAGCGCATGGGCTCACGCTCCTCCTCCTCGTTGGTAACGAGTGCGTGCTCGCGGCGGGCAAGGTGCTCGTGGCGCACGGTCCGCGAGCTGGCTTCCGGCGCGCGCTGGCGCCCCTGGCCGTGCTGGCGGCGCTCGTGCTGGGCGGGTTCGGGTACGGGCAGCTCCGCTACCGGCAGGTGGCCGAACACAAGACCCAGGAGCCGGAGCTCGTGGTGGGCGTCGTGCAGGCGAACATCACGAAGTACGAGAAGCTCGCGGCGGAGATGGGCACGTACGACGTGGTCCGGATGATTTTGGACACGCACTACCAGCTCTCGGATGCGCTGCTCCAGAACCGGAAGCTGGACCTGCTCGTCTGGCCCGAGACGGTGTACCCGACGACCTTCGGAACGCCCAAGAGCGAGGTGGGCGCCGAGTTCGACGCGGAGATCTCCGCGTATGTCACGCAGCGCCGGGTGCCGCTGCTCTTCGGCACGTATGACCTGGAGCAACAACGCGAGTACAACGCCGCCATGCTCCTGGGTCCCGGGCGCGATGGGACGCTGGCGCGCTCGGCATACCGCAAGACGATGCTCTTCCCGCTGACCGAGTGGGTGCCCGAGAGCATCGACTCGCCTTGGCTGCGCGAGCGGTTGCCCTGGACGGGCTACTGGAAGCGCGGTCCCGGTCCCCAGACGATGGCGCTCCCGCTGGGCGAGGGCCGATCGCTCACCCTCGCACCGCTCATCTGCTACGAGTCCATCTTCCCCAGCTACGTCGCCGAGGAAGCCCGCCGCGGCGCCGAGCTGATCCTGACACTGTCCAACGACTCGTGGTTCTCCGGAACGCCGGCGCCGAAGCTGCACCTGATGCACGCGGCGTTTCGCAGCATCGAGACGCGGCTGCCTCAGGTGCGCGTCACCAACTCGGGCATCTCCGCCCTCATCAGCCCCACGGGCGAGGTGCTCACCGAGGTGCCGGACAACCATCGTGCGAGCCTGGCCTTGGCGGTTCCCCCCACTCCGCACCTGTCCACGTTGATGGTGCTCTGGGGGGACTGGCTGCGCCCCACCGCCCTGCTGCTGAGCGTGGTGCTCCTGCTCGTGCCTTCGCGGCTGGCGCGGTGGAAGGCCTCCAGGTAA
- the hisC gene encoding histidinol-phosphate transaminase: protein MRPLVPPYIETLKPYVPGKPIEETEREYGLTGVIKLASNENPLGPSPKAIEAMRVAAQKVHLYPDASSHTLVRRLATHLGVKPEEVVLGSGSNELIELLIRTFTTPEEEVLLSSGSFPAYRISTQAHGRPFAEVPMREGHRYDLEAMAKAINPRTRLIFVANPDNPTGTTFGRQEWEAFLAKVPEHVLVVHDEAYFEFVDWPEYFSAVEYFRKHPNVVALRTFSKIYGLAGIRLGYGVMDAKLAGYLQRTRMPFNLTIPAQMAGLAALDDAEHVRRTRELNGEGLRFYETELPKLGARLTKSRANFVLADFGRPAVALYESLLRKGVIVRPVAGNGYPTSLRISVGTAEENARCVEALREVLAS from the coding sequence ATGAGACCGCTCGTCCCTCCGTACATCGAGACGCTCAAGCCCTACGTTCCGGGCAAACCCATCGAAGAGACGGAGCGGGAGTACGGTCTCACGGGTGTCATCAAGCTGGCCTCCAACGAGAACCCGTTGGGGCCCTCGCCCAAGGCCATCGAGGCCATGAGGGTGGCCGCGCAGAAGGTGCATCTGTACCCGGACGCGAGCAGCCACACGCTCGTGCGTCGGCTGGCCACGCACCTGGGCGTGAAGCCGGAGGAGGTGGTGCTGGGCAGCGGCTCGAACGAGCTGATCGAGCTGCTCATCCGCACCTTCACCACGCCGGAGGAGGAGGTGCTGCTGAGCAGTGGCTCGTTCCCGGCCTACCGCATCTCCACGCAGGCGCACGGGCGGCCCTTCGCCGAGGTGCCCATGCGCGAGGGGCACCGGTACGACCTGGAGGCCATGGCGAAGGCGATCAACCCGCGCACGCGGCTGATCTTCGTGGCCAACCCGGACAACCCCACGGGCACGACGTTCGGCCGCCAGGAGTGGGAGGCCTTCCTGGCGAAGGTGCCGGAGCACGTGCTGGTGGTCCACGACGAGGCCTATTTCGAGTTCGTGGACTGGCCGGAGTACTTCAGCGCGGTGGAGTACTTCCGGAAGCACCCCAACGTGGTGGCGCTGCGCACGTTCAGCAAGATCTACGGGCTGGCGGGCATCCGGCTGGGGTACGGGGTGATGGACGCGAAGCTGGCGGGGTACCTGCAGCGCACGCGGATGCCCTTCAACCTGACGATTCCGGCGCAGATGGCCGGGCTGGCGGCGCTGGACGACGCGGAGCACGTGCGGCGCACGCGCGAGCTCAACGGCGAGGGGCTGCGCTTCTACGAGACGGAGCTGCCGAAGCTGGGGGCGCGCCTGACGAAGAGCCGGGCCAACTTCGTGCTGGCGGACTTCGGGCGGCCGGCGGTGGCGCTCTACGAGAGCCTGCTGCGCAAGGGCGTCATCGTGAGGCCGGTGGCGGGCAATGGCTATCCCACGTCCCTGCGCATCTCGGTGGGGACGGCCGAGGAGAACGCGCGCTGCGTGGAGGCGCTGCGGGAGGTGCTCGCCTCATGA